A region from the Pseudomonas sp. P8_229 genome encodes:
- the fabG gene encoding 3-oxoacyl-ACP reductase FabG, which yields MTESVLVTGSSRGIGRAIALRLAQAGHDIVLHCRSGLTEAQAVQAEIEALGRNARILQFDVADRETCKTILEADVETHGAYYGVVLNAGLTRDGAFPALSDDDWDVVLRTNLDGFYNVLHPVMMPMIRRRAAGRIVCITSVSGLIGNRGQVNYSASKAGVIGAAKALAIELGKRKITVNCVAPGLIDTAMLDENVPVEELMKMIPAQRMGTPEEVASAVNFLMSAEASYITRQVLAVNGGLC from the coding sequence ATGACTGAATCCGTACTGGTCACCGGCTCCAGCCGTGGCATCGGCCGCGCCATCGCCTTGCGCCTGGCGCAGGCCGGACATGACATCGTCCTGCATTGCCGCAGCGGCTTGACTGAAGCGCAAGCCGTTCAGGCCGAAATCGAAGCGCTGGGCCGCAACGCACGCATTCTGCAATTCGACGTCGCCGACCGCGAAACCTGCAAAACCATCCTCGAAGCCGACGTCGAAACCCACGGTGCCTATTACGGCGTGGTGCTCAACGCCGGACTGACCCGCGACGGTGCGTTTCCGGCGCTGAGCGATGACGATTGGGACGTGGTGCTGCGCACCAACCTCGACGGTTTCTACAACGTCCTGCACCCGGTGATGATGCCGATGATCCGTCGTCGCGCCGCTGGTCGGATCGTCTGTATCACCTCGGTGTCGGGGTTGATCGGCAACCGTGGCCAAGTCAACTACAGCGCCTCCAAGGCCGGCGTGATCGGCGCCGCGAAAGCGTTGGCGATCGAGCTGGGCAAGCGCAAAATCACGGTTAACTGCGTCGCACCGGGCCTGATCGACACGGCGATGCTGGATGAAAACGTGCCGGTGGAAGAACTGATGAAAATGATCCCCGCACAACGCATGGGCACCCCGGAAGAGGTGGCCAGTGCGGTGAATTTCCTGATGTCGGCGGAAGCCTCGTACATCACCCGCCAGGTCCTGGCGGTCAACGGAGGCCTGTGCTGA
- a CDS encoding sodium:proton antiporter → MMVVGFWLMALALFAVATRVGRYFGLIPIVSQLLLASFGLPLLMYFWIEPGWQLSGAELIAPGWLKDLYSLSFALLLGHILSDVIDLRLDRQSVKIAVPSFAVPFACGLAAATWLLPAQPWLNSLAIGLVFAITAIPVLYLYLRHIDYPHAATRRLVQTAILIDLTCWTLFGLAQGSLHLSSLLLPLGLACVPVLLHLLRVRRPLTYSLGFFALLVLAEHYKLNALIFGIGYLLCMALLKVPLVLPLPARWMSRLQTWIAIPLILTFGIVQIDVHSALASLGTVQWMALLLLPIASKLLGNWLGLGWAGTSFEGASRWRESVLLNIRGLSEIVFLNLLLQQQLISPALYLALMLMGLIATLLPALIGLHRTPLKHTATAPGSSRANR, encoded by the coding sequence GTGATGGTCGTCGGCTTCTGGCTGATGGCGCTGGCGTTGTTCGCCGTAGCGACCCGCGTCGGAAGGTATTTTGGCCTGATCCCGATCGTCAGCCAGTTGCTGCTGGCAAGCTTCGGCTTGCCGCTGCTGATGTACTTCTGGATCGAACCGGGCTGGCAACTCAGCGGCGCCGAACTGATTGCGCCGGGGTGGCTGAAAGACCTCTACAGCCTGAGCTTCGCGTTGTTGCTCGGGCACATCCTCAGCGATGTGATCGATCTGCGTCTCGACCGCCAGAGCGTGAAAATCGCCGTACCGAGTTTTGCCGTGCCGTTCGCCTGTGGTCTGGCAGCCGCCACCTGGCTGCTGCCGGCGCAACCGTGGCTGAACTCGCTGGCGATCGGCCTGGTGTTCGCGATCACGGCGATCCCGGTGCTGTACCTGTATTTGCGCCACATCGACTACCCGCACGCTGCCACCCGGCGTCTGGTGCAGACGGCGATCCTGATCGACCTGACCTGCTGGACGCTGTTCGGTCTCGCTCAGGGCAGTCTGCATTTGAGCAGCCTGTTGCTGCCGCTCGGGTTGGCCTGCGTGCCGGTGCTGCTGCATCTGTTGCGCGTGCGTCGCCCGCTGACCTACAGCCTCGGCTTCTTCGCGCTGCTGGTGCTCGCCGAGCACTACAAACTCAACGCATTGATTTTCGGCATCGGCTACCTGTTGTGCATGGCGCTGCTGAAGGTGCCGCTGGTGTTGCCATTGCCGGCGCGGTGGATGAGCCGCTTGCAGACGTGGATCGCGATCCCGCTGATCCTCACGTTCGGCATCGTGCAGATTGACGTGCACAGCGCCCTCGCCAGCCTTGGCACGGTGCAATGGATGGCGCTGCTGCTATTGCCGATTGCCAGTAAACTGCTCGGCAACTGGCTCGGCCTGGGCTGGGCCGGCACCTCGTTCGAAGGTGCCAGCCGCTGGCGCGAAAGCGTGCTGCTGAACATCCGCGGCCTGAGCGAAATCGTCTTTCTCAACCTGTTGCTGCAACAACAGCTGATCAGCCCGGCGCTGTACCTCGCGCTGATGCTGATGGGCCTGATCGCGACGTTGTTGCCGGCCCTGATCGGCCTGCATCGCACGCCTCTGAAACACACCGCCACCGCGCCCGGGAGCTCACGTGCCAATCGTTGA
- a CDS encoding outer membrane lipoprotein carrier protein LolA produces MNLFCKCLGAMALLAVSSLANAFDLQQLSEQLAKPDVIHGQFIQEKHLRALPQPLLSKGSFVLAKNHGLLWLLKTPLQQDYRITANGIARRDSTGWQLLPNKSAGAEQNRLFLAVLQGDSSGLQRDFELALSGDAQQWKLTLTPRSVLLKQVFNRINIDGGELVQTIELLETQGDSTVLRMQDSTAQQPLSDTEQHDFAE; encoded by the coding sequence ATGAACCTGTTCTGCAAATGCCTTGGCGCGATGGCGCTGCTCGCTGTATCCAGCCTGGCCAACGCCTTCGACCTGCAACAGCTGAGCGAACAACTGGCGAAACCGGACGTGATCCACGGCCAGTTCATCCAGGAAAAACACCTGCGTGCCCTGCCCCAGCCGCTGCTGAGCAAGGGCAGCTTCGTCCTGGCGAAAAATCACGGCCTGCTCTGGCTGCTCAAGACCCCGCTGCAACAGGACTACCGCATCACCGCCAACGGCATTGCCCGTCGTGACAGCACCGGCTGGCAGTTGCTGCCGAACAAGAGCGCCGGAGCCGAGCAGAACCGCTTGTTTCTTGCCGTGCTGCAAGGTGACAGCAGCGGCCTGCAACGGGATTTCGAACTGGCCCTGAGCGGCGATGCGCAACAATGGAAACTGACCCTGACCCCGCGTTCGGTGCTGCTCAAGCAAGTGTTCAACCGGATCAACATCGACGGCGGTGAGCTGGTGCAGACCATCGAACTGCTGGAAACCCAGGGCGACAGCACTGTGCTGCGCATGCAGGACAGCACGGCACAGCAGCCGTTGAGCGACACGGAGCAGCATGACTTTGCCGAGTGA
- a CDS encoding class I SAM-dependent methyltransferase gives MNYLSDSYVEETRFGFWFLRSHTWQHHVLRVAINDLRGLFSESLPANPVLLDAGCGQGKSFRHLRQTFAPQRLIGVDADPHSLELSAAEAARQGVDVELIGSDCATLNVADASVDLLFCHQTFHHLVEQEKALAEFYRVLKPGGYLLFAESTEAYIDTWVIRWLFRHPMHVQRSAAQYLEMIRQQGFEFTQRNVSYPYLWWSRSKDFGLLERFGLRRPKPFGEREETLVNVVARKPLEGVL, from the coding sequence ATGAATTACTTGAGCGACAGCTACGTCGAGGAAACCCGCTTCGGTTTCTGGTTCCTGCGCAGCCACACCTGGCAGCACCATGTGCTGCGCGTGGCGATCAACGACCTGCGCGGGCTGTTCAGCGAGTCGCTGCCGGCCAATCCGGTGCTGCTGGATGCCGGTTGTGGCCAGGGCAAGTCGTTCCGGCATCTGCGCCAGACCTTCGCCCCACAGCGTTTGATTGGCGTCGATGCGGATCCACACAGCCTTGAGTTGAGTGCAGCGGAAGCGGCGCGCCAGGGTGTCGACGTCGAACTGATCGGCAGCGACTGCGCGACGCTCAACGTGGCGGACGCCAGTGTCGACCTGCTGTTCTGCCACCAGACCTTTCATCATCTGGTCGAACAGGAAAAGGCCCTCGCCGAGTTCTACCGTGTGCTCAAACCGGGCGGTTATCTGCTGTTCGCCGAGTCCACCGAGGCCTACATTGATACTTGGGTGATCCGCTGGCTGTTCCGCCATCCGATGCATGTGCAGAGGAGCGCCGCGCAGTACCTGGAGATGATTCGCCAGCAGGGCTTCGAGTTCACCCAGCGCAATGTCTCGTACCCGTATCTGTGGTGGAGCCGGTCGAAGGATTTCGGCTTGCTGGAGCGGTTTGGGTTGCGCCGGCCGAAGCCGTTTGGCGAGCGCGAGGAAACGTTGGTGAATGTCGTGGCGCGCAAGCCGCTTGAAGGTGTTCTTTGA
- a CDS encoding hotdog family protein — translation MTDWPLAELLPHAGDMILIDRILSFDDEQIHTRLTIKPDGLFSLPDGSLPAWVGVELMAQSVAAFAGCHARQKGNPVELGFLLGTRKFECNVEAFPAGCELTIHGIRSLEDDNGMGVFECHIHGPGIEASARLNVFRPPQPSQYLEQNKESNDD, via the coding sequence ATGACCGACTGGCCGCTCGCCGAACTGCTGCCGCACGCTGGCGACATGATTCTGATCGATCGCATCCTCAGTTTCGACGATGAGCAGATCCATACCCGCCTCACGATCAAGCCCGACGGCTTGTTCAGCCTGCCCGATGGCAGCCTGCCGGCGTGGGTCGGCGTTGAGCTGATGGCGCAAAGCGTCGCCGCGTTCGCCGGTTGCCACGCGCGGCAGAAGGGCAACCCGGTGGAGCTGGGTTTCCTGCTCGGCACACGTAAATTCGAGTGCAACGTCGAGGCCTTCCCTGCCGGCTGCGAACTGACCATCCACGGCATCCGCTCGCTGGAAGACGACAACGGCATGGGCGTGTTCGAATGTCACATCCACGGGCCCGGCATCGAGGCCAGCGCCCGGTTGAATGTCTTTCGCCCGCCCCAGCCCAGCCAATATCTTGAACAAAACAAGGAGTCGAACGATGACTGA
- a CDS encoding beta-ketoacyl-[acyl-carrier-protein] synthase family protein, with protein sequence MTAYLNALGVICALGRDKHQVAHNLFAGDCSGMRLESGWVAGRELPVAAVLGELAAIPAELADQSSRNNQLLLEAALQIRADIGRAIETYGRERIGVVLGTSTSGIDEASRGLAHYLREQQFPVEYDYRQQELGAPANFLADWLQLSGPAYVISTACTSSARALMSAQRLLDLGLCDAVLCGGVDSLCKLTLNGFSALEAVSDERCNPFSANRNGINIGEAAVLFLMSKQRGEGPAIALLGAGASCDAHHISAPEPSGRGALQAMHKALSRAQLQATQISYLNLHGTATQHNDAMESLAVATLFPDGVACSSTKPMTGHTLGAAGALEAAFCWLSLSADNPQQALPPHVWDAQPDPDLPALHWVTANERLSSIAPRYLMSNSFAFGGNNVSLIIGDAP encoded by the coding sequence ATGACCGCCTACCTCAATGCCCTCGGCGTGATTTGCGCGCTGGGCCGCGACAAGCATCAAGTCGCGCACAACCTGTTTGCCGGTGACTGCTCGGGCATGCGCCTTGAGTCCGGCTGGGTCGCCGGGCGCGAGTTGCCCGTGGCGGCGGTGCTCGGTGAGCTGGCGGCGATTCCGGCCGAACTGGCCGACCAGAGCAGCCGCAACAATCAACTGCTGCTGGAAGCCGCGCTGCAGATTCGCGCTGACATCGGCCGGGCAATCGAGACGTATGGTCGCGAGCGCATCGGCGTGGTGCTCGGCACCAGCACCTCGGGCATCGACGAAGCCAGCCGTGGTCTGGCGCACTACCTTCGCGAGCAACAGTTCCCCGTCGAGTACGACTACCGGCAACAGGAACTCGGCGCACCGGCGAATTTTCTTGCCGACTGGCTACAGCTCAGCGGCCCGGCCTACGTGATCTCCACCGCCTGCACCTCCAGCGCCCGGGCGCTGATGAGCGCGCAGCGCCTGCTCGATCTGGGTCTGTGCGATGCCGTGCTGTGCGGCGGGGTCGACAGCCTGTGCAAGCTGACGCTCAACGGTTTCAGCGCACTGGAGGCGGTGTCCGATGAGCGCTGCAATCCGTTCTCGGCCAACCGCAACGGCATCAACATCGGCGAAGCGGCGGTGTTGTTCCTGATGAGCAAGCAGCGCGGCGAGGGTCCGGCCATCGCCCTGCTCGGCGCCGGGGCCAGCTGCGACGCGCACCACATTTCCGCCCCGGAGCCGAGCGGCCGCGGCGCCCTGCAAGCAATGCACAAAGCCTTGAGCCGCGCACAGCTGCAAGCTACGCAAATCAGTTACCTGAACCTGCACGGCACGGCGACCCAGCACAACGACGCGATGGAAAGCCTGGCGGTCGCCACGCTGTTCCCGGACGGTGTGGCCTGCTCGTCGACCAAGCCGATGACCGGTCACACCCTCGGCGCGGCAGGTGCGCTGGAAGCGGCGTTCTGCTGGCTGAGCCTGAGCGCCGACAATCCGCAGCAGGCCTTGCCGCCGCACGTCTGGGACGCACAGCCCGATCCCGACCTGCCAGCCCTGCACTGGGTGACCGCGAACGAACGCCTGTCGTCCATTGCACCGCGCTACCTGATGAGCAACTCGTTTGCCTTCGGGGGCAACAACGTCAGCCTGATTATCGGAGACGCCCCATGA
- a CDS encoding NAD(P)/FAD-dependent oxidoreductase — MPIVEMESRQVVIIGAGPSGAIAAALLTRKGHDVLVIERQHFPRFSIGESLLCHCLDFVEEAGMLDAVNAAGFQRKTGAAFAWGERYSAFDFGDTFTGGKPTTFQVQRADFDKLLADQAALQGVEIRYGDAIVRVDFERAKPQLDVLREDGSEYRIEADFVLDASGYGRVLSRLLDLEAPSNFPLRQAVFTHVEDHIDNPAFDREKILVTTHPEHRDIWFWTIPFSNGRCSVGVVAAAEHFKGRDCDLDACLRSFIAETPSLAGVLNNAVWDTPARTLGGYAANVKTLHGQGFALLGNAAEFLDPVFSSGVTIAMRSASMAAAVLHRQLQGETVDWQREFAEPLKRGVDTFRCYVEGWYAGTFQDVIFYQDSQADIRRMICSILAGYAWDERNPFVSEARRRLKMISELCAKDAP; from the coding sequence GTGCCAATCGTTGAAATGGAATCCCGTCAGGTCGTGATCATCGGTGCCGGCCCGTCCGGCGCCATCGCCGCCGCACTGCTCACGCGCAAGGGCCACGACGTGCTGGTGATCGAGCGCCAGCACTTCCCTCGTTTTTCCATCGGCGAAAGCCTGCTGTGTCATTGCCTGGATTTCGTCGAAGAGGCCGGCATGCTCGACGCTGTCAACGCCGCCGGCTTCCAGCGCAAGACCGGTGCTGCATTCGCCTGGGGCGAGCGCTACAGCGCCTTCGACTTCGGCGACACCTTCACCGGTGGCAAGCCGACCACGTTCCAGGTGCAACGCGCCGATTTCGATAAGCTGCTGGCTGATCAGGCGGCGCTGCAAGGTGTCGAGATCCGTTATGGCGACGCCATCGTCCGCGTTGATTTCGAGCGGGCCAAACCGCAGCTCGACGTGCTGCGCGAAGACGGCAGCGAGTACCGCATCGAAGCAGATTTCGTGCTCGACGCCAGCGGTTACGGTCGCGTGTTGTCGCGCCTGCTCGATCTGGAAGCACCGTCGAACTTCCCGCTGCGCCAGGCGGTGTTCACCCACGTCGAAGATCACATCGACAACCCGGCCTTCGACCGCGAGAAAATCCTCGTCACCACCCATCCAGAGCACCGCGACATCTGGTTCTGGACCATCCCGTTCAGCAACGGTCGCTGCTCGGTGGGCGTAGTCGCCGCCGCCGAACACTTCAAGGGTCGCGACTGCGATCTGGATGCCTGCCTGCGCAGCTTCATCGCCGAGACTCCGAGCCTCGCCGGCGTGCTGAACAACGCCGTGTGGGACACCCCGGCGCGCACCCTCGGCGGTTATGCGGCCAACGTCAAAACCCTGCACGGTCAGGGCTTTGCCCTGCTTGGCAATGCGGCGGAATTTCTCGACCCGGTGTTCTCCTCCGGCGTGACCATCGCCATGCGCTCGGCGAGCATGGCCGCCGCCGTCCTGCACCGGCAGTTGCAGGGCGAAACCGTCGACTGGCAGCGCGAGTTCGCCGAGCCGCTCAAACGCGGGGTCGATACTTTCCGCTGCTACGTCGAGGGCTGGTACGCCGGCACCTTTCAGGACGTGATTTTTTATCAAGACAGCCAGGCGGACATTCGCCGGATGATCTGCTCGATCCTCGCCGGTTACGCCTGGGATGAACGCAACCCGTTCGTCAGCGAAGCGCGCCGCCGGTTGAAGATGATTTCCGAACTCTGTGCAAAGGACGCCCCATGA
- a CDS encoding acyl-CoA thioesterase → MRSAGVLHADTEILVPFFDVDTMHVVWHGHYVKYLEVARCALLDQIGHNYTQMSESGYAWPIIDLQLRYVRSAVFGQRLNVRASLVEWENRLKINYLITDLQSGERLTRASSVQVAVEISSREMQLASPKVFTDAVERMLR, encoded by the coding sequence ATGCGTAGCGCCGGAGTGCTGCACGCCGACACGGAAATCCTCGTGCCGTTCTTCGACGTCGACACAATGCATGTGGTCTGGCACGGGCACTACGTCAAATACCTGGAAGTCGCGCGTTGCGCGCTGCTCGACCAGATCGGCCACAACTACACGCAGATGTCCGAGTCCGGCTATGCGTGGCCGATCATCGACCTGCAACTGCGGTACGTGCGTAGCGCGGTGTTCGGCCAACGCTTGAACGTGCGCGCCAGTCTGGTGGAGTGGGAGAACCGGTTGAAGATCAATTATCTGATCACTGACCTGCAGAGCGGCGAACGCCTGACTCGCGCCAGCTCGGTGCAAGTGGCGGTCGAGATCAGCAGTCGCGAGATGCAACTGGCCTCACCCAAAGTGTTCACCGATGCGGTGGAAAGGATGCTGCGATGA
- a CDS encoding MMPL family transporter has translation MTLPSERRLPWLFLILLLAVVALAGWQWRDGAPLSANLMELVPGTNPDALELRAEQRMQEPLNREMLVLVGHADRQQAVAMAQTLGEQWQASGLFEKVQWNLQADLPALRTQLLQGRLAMLSADDRQLLTEHPDAFIQQRVQALFDPFNGFTLVPSQDDWLGLTGRIQNSQPKHGAVQLDIGSGALVADADGKSWVLLRARTTGNAFDMNLPLKVADLLQHSREQAAKADVQLLAASGLLYAANGQQQATREMTWVGGGATLGILLLLLLAFRRWRVLLAFVPVLVGMLFGAVACVALFGHMHVMTLVLGSSLIGVAVDYPLHYLSKSWSLKPWRSWPALRLTLSGLTLSLITSAIGYLALAWTPFPALTQIAVFSAAGLLGAYLSAVCLLPALLKNVELLPAQWPLRLAERLVTLRETLLEHVRTPVLLALLIAFCAGGLVQLQSKNDIRQWVGAPQRLTDEAQTIARITGYQPTSQFFLVRGANQQQLLERQAALSERLQQLVNLEKLQGYLALDQLLSPPSQQQQVREALSKLPQFWQPLLDLGVPLAALQSELQQLQNLPAEDIDAALAGPLGEPYRTLWLGPTADGVAAMTSLQGLNNPSLLRVQALDLPGVMLVDRLGELNAVFAATQISAAELKLASCVLIVLVLIVPFGFGGALRIVALPLLAALCSLASLGWLGQPLTLFSLFGLLLVTAISVDYAILMREQVGGAAVSLLGTLLAALTTWLSFGLLAVSSTPAVSNFGLAVSLGLAFSFILAPWAGRHAHSATVAEPAA, from the coding sequence ATGACTTTGCCGAGTGAACGCAGGCTGCCGTGGCTGTTCCTGATCCTGCTGCTGGCGGTCGTCGCGCTGGCCGGTTGGCAGTGGCGTGACGGTGCACCGCTGTCGGCCAACCTCATGGAACTGGTGCCCGGCACCAACCCTGATGCACTCGAACTGCGCGCCGAACAGCGCATGCAGGAACCGCTCAATCGGGAAATGCTGGTGCTGGTCGGCCATGCCGATCGTCAACAAGCCGTGGCCATGGCGCAAACCTTGGGCGAGCAATGGCAGGCCAGCGGCCTGTTCGAAAAGGTTCAGTGGAATCTGCAAGCCGACCTTCCGGCCCTGCGCACGCAATTGCTGCAAGGACGATTGGCGATGCTCTCGGCGGATGACCGGCAACTGCTGACCGAGCACCCTGACGCGTTTATTCAGCAACGGGTGCAGGCACTGTTCGACCCGTTCAACGGCTTCACTCTGGTGCCGAGCCAGGATGACTGGCTGGGCCTCACCGGACGCATCCAGAACAGCCAGCCGAAGCACGGCGCGGTGCAACTGGACATTGGCAGCGGCGCACTGGTCGCCGATGCCGACGGCAAAAGCTGGGTGCTGCTGCGCGCGCGCACCACCGGCAATGCCTTCGACATGAACCTGCCGCTGAAAGTCGCGGATTTGCTCCAGCACAGTCGCGAGCAGGCGGCGAAAGCCGACGTGCAACTGCTGGCCGCCAGCGGCCTGCTCTACGCCGCCAACGGTCAGCAACAAGCCACCCGCGAAATGACCTGGGTCGGCGGCGGTGCCACCCTCGGCATTCTGCTGTTGCTGCTGTTGGCGTTTCGCCGCTGGCGGGTATTGCTGGCGTTCGTGCCGGTGCTGGTGGGCATGCTGTTCGGCGCGGTGGCCTGTGTGGCGCTGTTCGGCCACATGCACGTGATGACGCTGGTGCTTGGTTCCAGCCTGATCGGCGTGGCGGTGGATTACCCACTGCACTATCTGTCGAAAAGCTGGAGCCTCAAGCCGTGGCGCAGTTGGCCGGCCTTGCGCCTGACGCTCTCCGGGCTGACCTTGAGCCTGATCACCAGCGCCATCGGTTATCTGGCGCTGGCCTGGACGCCCTTCCCGGCCCTGACGCAGATCGCGGTGTTCTCCGCCGCCGGCTTGCTCGGCGCCTACCTGTCGGCGGTGTGCCTGTTGCCGGCCCTGCTGAAAAACGTTGAGCTGCTTCCGGCGCAATGGCCGCTACGCCTGGCCGAACGCTTGGTGACGCTGCGCGAAACCCTGCTCGAACACGTGCGCACGCCGGTGCTGCTGGCGCTGTTGATCGCGTTCTGCGCCGGCGGTCTGGTGCAGTTGCAAAGCAAGAACGACATCCGCCAGTGGGTCGGTGCGCCACAACGTCTGACCGATGAAGCGCAGACCATCGCGCGCATCACCGGCTATCAGCCGACCAGCCAGTTCTTCCTGGTGCGCGGGGCCAATCAGCAGCAATTACTGGAGCGTCAGGCCGCGTTGAGCGAGCGCCTGCAACAACTGGTCAACCTCGAAAAACTGCAAGGCTATCTGGCCCTCGATCAACTGCTCAGCCCGCCGAGCCAGCAACAGCAGGTTCGCGAGGCACTGAGCAAACTGCCGCAATTCTGGCAGCCATTGCTCGACCTCGGTGTACCGCTCGCCGCGCTGCAAAGCGAACTGCAACAGTTGCAAAACCTGCCCGCCGAGGACATCGATGCCGCGCTGGCCGGCCCCTTGGGCGAGCCTTACCGCACGCTATGGCTCGGCCCGACCGCTGACGGCGTGGCGGCGATGACCAGCCTGCAAGGCCTGAACAATCCGTCGCTGCTGCGAGTGCAGGCGCTGGACCTGCCGGGGGTGATGCTGGTCGATCGGCTCGGCGAGTTGAACGCGGTGTTCGCCGCCACCCAGATCAGCGCCGCCGAACTGAAACTCGCCTCCTGCGTGTTGATCGTGCTGGTACTGATCGTGCCGTTCGGCTTCGGTGGCGCACTGCGCATCGTCGCCCTGCCGCTGCTGGCGGCACTGTGCAGCCTCGCCAGCCTCGGCTGGCTCGGCCAGCCGCTGACCCTGTTCAGCCTGTTCGGCCTGCTACTGGTGACGGCGATCAGCGTCGATTACGCGATCCTTATGCGCGAGCAGGTCGGCGGTGCCGCTGTCAGCCTGCTGGGCACCTTGCTGGCGGCGCTGACGACGTGGCTGTCATTCGGTCTGCTGGCGGTCTCCAGCACGCCGGCGGTGAGCAACTTCGGCCTGGCGGTGAGCCTCGGACTGGCCTTCAGCTTCATCCTCGCACCGTGGGCCGGACGTCACGCCCACAGCGCCACCGTCGCGGAACCGGCAGCGTGA
- a CDS encoding HAL/PAL/TAL family ammonia-lyase produces the protein MTTPTHEPVTFGERPLRIEDVLALANRQAPVQLQSDADYRERIAKGARFLDSLLDKEGVIYGVTTGYGDSCVVAVPLHHVEALPRHLYTFHGCGLGKLLDAQATRAVLAARLQSLCHGVSGVRIELLERLHAFLEHDILPLIPEEGSVGASGDLTPLSYVAATLSGEREVMFRGERRQAADVHRELGWTPLVLRPKEALALMNGTAVMTGLACLAYARADYLLQLATRITALNVVALQGNPEHFDERLFAAKPHPGQMQVAAWLRKDLAIDAPTAPLHRLQDRYSLRCAPHVLGVLADSLNWLRSFIETELNSANDNPIIDAEAERVLHGGHFYGGHIAFAMDSLKNLVANVADLLDRQLALLVDERYNHGLPSNLSGAPADRAMINHGFKAVQIGTSAWTAEALKNTMPASVFSRSTECHNQDKVSMGTIAARDAIRVLELTEQVAAATLLAANQGVWLRGRDEDARALPPSLAAMHEELAKDFPPVIEDRALEGELRLCLQRIAEQHWRLHA, from the coding sequence ATGACGACGCCAACCCATGAGCCGGTAACCTTCGGCGAACGCCCTTTGCGCATCGAAGACGTGCTGGCCCTGGCCAACCGTCAGGCGCCCGTGCAGTTGCAGAGCGACGCCGATTACCGCGAGCGCATCGCCAAGGGCGCGCGGTTTCTCGACTCGCTGCTGGACAAGGAAGGCGTGATCTATGGCGTGACCACCGGTTACGGCGACTCCTGCGTGGTCGCGGTGCCGCTGCATCACGTCGAGGCGCTGCCGCGTCATCTGTACACCTTCCACGGTTGCGGACTGGGCAAACTGCTCGACGCCCAGGCCACCCGCGCCGTGCTGGCCGCGCGTTTGCAGTCGCTGTGCCACGGCGTGTCCGGGGTGCGCATTGAACTGCTGGAGCGCCTGCACGCGTTCCTCGAACACGACATCCTGCCGCTGATCCCCGAAGAAGGCTCGGTCGGCGCCAGCGGCGATCTGACGCCGCTGTCCTACGTCGCCGCGACCCTGTCGGGCGAGCGCGAAGTGATGTTCCGCGGCGAACGCCGGCAAGCGGCCGACGTGCATCGCGAACTCGGCTGGACGCCGCTGGTGCTGCGCCCGAAAGAAGCGCTGGCCTTGATGAACGGCACGGCGGTAATGACCGGCCTCGCCTGCCTCGCCTACGCTCGGGCCGACTATCTGCTGCAACTGGCCACACGCATCACCGCGCTCAACGTGGTCGCGCTACAAGGCAATCCGGAACACTTCGACGAGCGCCTGTTCGCTGCCAAACCGCACCCGGGGCAGATGCAAGTCGCCGCGTGGCTGCGCAAGGATCTGGCGATCGACGCCCCGACCGCACCGCTGCATCGCCTACAGGATCGCTACTCGCTGCGTTGTGCCCCGCACGTGCTCGGTGTGCTGGCCGACAGCCTGAACTGGCTGCGCTCGTTCATCGAAACCGAACTCAACAGCGCCAATGACAACCCGATCATCGACGCCGAAGCCGAGCGCGTGCTGCACGGCGGACACTTCTACGGCGGCCACATCGCGTTCGCCATGGACAGCCTGAAAAACCTCGTGGCCAACGTCGCCGACCTGCTCGACCGGCAACTCGCGCTGCTGGTCGACGAGCGCTACAACCACGGTTTGCCGAGCAACCTGTCCGGTGCCCCGGCGGATCGCGCGATGATCAACCACGGCTTCAAGGCCGTGCAAATCGGCACCAGCGCCTGGACCGCCGAAGCGTTGAAAAACACCATGCCCGCCAGCGTGTTCTCACGCTCGACCGAATGCCACAACCAGGACAAGGTGAGCATGGGCACCATCGCCGCCCGCGATGCGATCCGCGTGCTGGAGCTGACCGAACAGGTTGCTGCCGCCACGTTGCTCGCGGCCAATCAGGGCGTCTGGTTGCGGGGTCGCGATGAAGACGCGCGTGCGCTGCCGCCTTCGCTGGCCGCCATGCACGAAGAGCTGGCCAAGGACTTCCCGCCAGTCATCGAAGACCGGGCACTGGAAGGCGAACTGCGCCTGTGCCTGCAACGTATCGCCGAGCAACACTGGAGGCTGCATGCGTAG